The Salegentibacter mishustinae genome includes a window with the following:
- a CDS encoding DUF4159 domain-containing protein, producing MLSFKKYILLFLFLGFFQFLEAQEIALLKYNGGGDWYANPTSLPNLITFSNNNIGTSVKSKPVTVSPGSSDIFQYPFVHMTGHGNVIFNQEEAENLRSYLLSGGFLHIDDNYGMQQYLEKELEKVFPEKKLEELPANHPIFSTAFNFPAGLPKIHEHDNRPPQAFGIFDENRLVLLFTVESDLGDGWESPEVHNDPEEVRLKALKMGANILKYVFEN from the coding sequence ATGTTGAGTTTTAAAAAATATATCCTGCTATTTCTTTTTCTTGGTTTTTTTCAATTCCTGGAAGCCCAGGAGATCGCGCTATTAAAATATAATGGCGGTGGCGATTGGTATGCCAACCCTACTTCCCTACCCAATTTGATCACTTTTTCAAATAACAACATCGGTACCAGTGTTAAAAGTAAACCTGTTACCGTTTCACCCGGGAGTTCAGACATTTTTCAATATCCTTTTGTACATATGACGGGGCACGGAAATGTAATCTTTAACCAGGAAGAAGCTGAAAACCTTAGAAGCTATTTATTAAGCGGAGGTTTTCTGCATATAGATGATAATTACGGCATGCAGCAGTATTTAGAAAAGGAGTTAGAGAAAGTATTTCCGGAGAAAAAACTGGAAGAATTACCTGCAAATCATCCTATATTTTCTACTGCTTTTAATTTTCCTGCCGGTTTACCTAAAATTCACGAACACGATAATAGACCACCACAAGCTTTTGGTATTTTCGATGAAAATAGGTTGGTTCTATTATTTACTGTAGAAAGTGATCTTGGTGATGGCTGGGAAAGCCCCGAAGTGCATAACGATCCCGAAGAAGTGCGATTAAAGGCATTAAAAATGGGAGCAAATATTTTAAAATACGTGTTTGAAAATTAA
- a CDS encoding 16S rRNA (uracil(1498)-N(3))-methyltransferase translates to MQLFYTPNIEKTDKQIIFPKDESRHIAKVLRKNQGDILKVTNGKGFLFTAEIIEANPKQCLAKVINFEEEVSKPYRLHLVVAPTKMNDRYEWFLEKATEIGIDEITPIICDHSERKIIKLNRYERVLQSAMKQSLHYRLPVLNEAIAFSEFITTEVKGQKFIAHCEEDISRISLKNEAKEKETVTILIGPEGDFSPEEIKLALESEWRAVSLGDSRLRTETAAIVACHTIALINQD, encoded by the coding sequence ATGCAACTTTTCTACACCCCAAATATTGAAAAAACCGACAAGCAAATCATTTTTCCCAAAGATGAAAGTCGGCATATAGCAAAGGTTTTGCGAAAAAACCAGGGTGATATTTTAAAAGTTACCAATGGAAAAGGTTTCTTATTTACGGCCGAAATAATTGAAGCGAATCCAAAACAGTGTTTAGCTAAAGTCATTAATTTTGAAGAAGAAGTTTCTAAACCTTATCGTTTACACCTTGTAGTGGCGCCAACCAAAATGAATGACAGGTACGAGTGGTTTTTAGAAAAAGCTACCGAAATCGGGATTGATGAGATCACTCCTATAATTTGTGATCACAGTGAAAGAAAAATCATAAAACTAAATCGTTACGAAAGGGTTTTACAAAGTGCAATGAAACAATCATTGCATTATAGATTACCTGTTCTTAATGAAGCGATTGCTTTTTCAGAATTTATAACTACTGAAGTTAAAGGTCAAAAATTCATCGCGCATTGTGAAGAAGATATTTCACGCATTTCGTTAAAGAATGAAGCTAAAGAAAAAGAAACAGTCACTATTCTTATTGGCCCCGAAGGTGATTTTTCGCCTGAAGAAATAAAACTTGCTTTAGAAAGCGAATGGCGAGCGGTAAGCTTAGGAGACAGCCGCTTAAGAACTGAGACCGCTGCCATTGTTGCCTGCCATACTATTGCGCTAATTAATCAGGATTAG
- the tsaD gene encoding tRNA (adenosine(37)-N6)-threonylcarbamoyltransferase complex transferase subunit TsaD encodes MASQNIYILGIESSCDDTAAAVLHNGKILSNIVATQEVHQQYGGVVPELASRAHQQNIVPVIHQAIARANIDKKDVSAIAFTRGPGLMGSLLVGTSFAKSLSLGLGIPLIEVNHMQAHILAHFIEEENFKKPSFPFLALTISGGHTQIVKVSNYFDMEVIGETTDDAVGEAFDKSAKIIGLPYPGGPLIDKYAKEGNPKAFPFPNPKVSGLNFSFSGFKTSVLYFVQKQTKENPDFIAENLKDICASIQFSIVRILMDKLKKAVKQTGINQIAIAGGVSANSGIRNALIDAEKRYGWNCFIPKFEYTTDNAAMIAIAGHYKYLEEDFSDYSITAQARYKF; translated from the coding sequence ATGGCTTCACAAAATATTTACATATTAGGGATCGAATCTTCCTGCGACGATACAGCCGCAGCTGTATTACATAACGGCAAAATACTATCTAACATTGTTGCTACACAGGAAGTACATCAACAATACGGTGGTGTAGTTCCAGAACTTGCTTCCAGAGCACACCAGCAAAATATAGTTCCAGTGATCCACCAGGCCATAGCCAGGGCAAATATCGATAAAAAAGATGTATCTGCAATTGCATTTACACGCGGTCCCGGTCTTATGGGATCATTATTGGTAGGCACCTCTTTTGCTAAATCTTTATCGCTGGGATTAGGAATTCCGCTTATTGAAGTTAACCATATGCAAGCGCATATTTTAGCGCATTTTATTGAAGAGGAAAATTTTAAAAAACCAAGTTTCCCCTTCCTGGCCTTAACGATAAGTGGTGGGCACACTCAAATTGTGAAAGTTTCTAATTATTTTGATATGGAGGTTATTGGGGAAACTACAGATGATGCCGTAGGCGAAGCTTTTGATAAAAGTGCTAAAATTATTGGTCTACCCTATCCCGGCGGACCTTTAATAGATAAATATGCAAAGGAAGGAAATCCTAAAGCATTTCCATTTCCCAACCCTAAAGTAAGCGGATTAAATTTTAGTTTTAGCGGATTTAAAACTTCGGTGCTTTATTTTGTGCAGAAACAAACCAAAGAAAATCCCGATTTTATTGCGGAAAACTTAAAAGATATTTGCGCTTCTATTCAATTTTCTATTGTTAGGATCTTAATGGATAAACTAAAGAAAGCAGTAAAGCAAACCGGAATTAATCAAATAGCCATCGCCGGTGGTGTTTCAGCAAATAGTGGCATTAGAAATGCATTAATAGATGCCGAAAAGAGATATGGCTGGAATTGCTTTATTCCTAAATTTGAATATACTACAGATAATGCTGCGATGATTGCTATCGCAGGGCATTACAAATATTTGGAAGAAGACTTTTCAGACTATTCTATTACTGCCCAGGCACGCTATAAATTTTAA
- a CDS encoding translocation/assembly module TamB domain-containing protein, whose product MVALLLIFVIVLIIFSIPAVQTEVANRITTSLKEKNNVNISIDRVSLTYFGRVKINGIYIEDHHKDTLIFSEELRTSLPGISNLLSNNPNLGNTYLEGLEVNMRKYEGEDRDNLGQFIQKLSSQPTGDSTQFELLVDRVEISDGNYSFINEDSENPEFLVLDSLNIYARNLKIKGPEVSVIIEGLKGKEKRGLNIDNLSTRFLYTPEQMVFDDLMLQTPQSLVNANLEFNYQTEDFSDFVNKVEITGNFTESIVSSTDLQAFYAEFGDDQILQLNTDFEGTLNSFDLPNLQLTGMDRSRVEGDVNIEGAFSRGGEDFKLTGDFSEFTTNYYDLVNLLPGDLRGKLPETLREFGNLRMRGAAIVTGSNLDADVIINTQLGSAEADVILRGFDNSQNVTYTGKLIFEDVNIGKLANNESLGKTSFNLDIDGTGFDAETLDAELKGQISKLQFNNYTYQGIRVIGNLRNPVFNGLLMANDPNLKMEFNGLADLSEDINNYDFEASVGYADLNALNFVSRDSLSIFKGDVIMNMKGTSIDDAFGEILLLNTSYQNQNDLYYFDDFSITSSFEGPVRTLSINSPDVISGEIKGDFILSEIRPLIENSLGSIYTNYQPRTITNNQYLEFDFDIYNKIVEVFYPEINLAPNTFVRGQIASDESEFKVNFRSPRIDLFGNMMETVNLNVDNTNPIYNTYFEADSVATDFYNFSEFSFINVTQRDTLFIRSEFQGGRNNEDFFNVNLFHTINEENKSVVGIQRSDLTFKNNTWYLNEEGNKNNKIVFDLDFKDIIIDSLVMSHKNEEIRLSGEMRDSTYKDFKMEFDEVDIGKITPHVDSLRLAGMLNGKLDLLQENGAYYPNTDLRIDSLNINDNLLGNLVLNVEGNETLTNYAINANLRKNGHESLNAIGNIDVSGSEPTIDMDVDLEDLNLAAFSPLGGEVISNIRGAASGNAKVAGNYKNPDFSGNISLENAGLKIPYLNVDLAFNDAAVVNLNQQEFIFDDVEIVDTKYQTTGTLNGSIGHENFKEWNLDLNIDTNRLLVLDTEGDEDALYYGTAFISGDASIAGPTDQLVIDVTATTERGTVFKIPLSDTESVGDNSYIHFLSPEEKAAREAGQNIELPEVTGVELIFDLDITNDAEVEVVVDQTSGSTLRGRGSGNLLLEINTNGKFNMWGDFVVYEGVYNFKYAGLVQKVFKVESGGSINWNGDPTDAQLDVSAIYALNANPAVLLENPSINRKIPVEVIINLMGEIEQPDITFDIAFPNASSVVRSELEYRMDDRASKELQALFLVTQGAFYSEFGLRQNAITGTLAERASSIVNDIFAGDDGKFQVGVNYVQGDRTPDQQTVDRFGLTLSTQISDRVIINGQVGVPIGGVTESIIVGDLEIDFLLNEDGTLRAKVFNRENNIQFIGEEIGFTQGIGLSYSVDFDTFKELIRKIASTEITALNEETKQKAKTRPVAPDYIRFPDENSN is encoded by the coding sequence GTGGTTGCGCTGCTTTTGATTTTTGTCATTGTTTTGATAATTTTCTCTATTCCTGCCGTACAAACCGAAGTTGCAAATCGTATTACCACTTCGCTCAAGGAAAAAAACAACGTTAATATTTCTATAGACCGGGTAAGTTTAACTTACTTCGGAAGGGTGAAAATTAACGGAATTTATATTGAAGATCATCATAAAGATACCTTAATTTTTTCTGAAGAATTACGCACTTCGCTGCCCGGGATTTCTAACCTGCTCAGCAATAATCCTAATTTGGGTAATACCTATTTAGAAGGATTAGAGGTAAATATGAGGAAATACGAGGGAGAAGATAGAGATAACCTGGGGCAGTTTATTCAAAAATTAAGCAGTCAGCCTACCGGCGATTCAACGCAATTTGAGCTCCTGGTTGACCGGGTGGAGATTTCTGACGGAAATTATAGTTTCATCAATGAAGACAGCGAAAACCCTGAATTTTTAGTGCTGGATAGCCTAAATATTTATGCTAGAAATTTAAAAATAAAAGGTCCGGAGGTGAGTGTAATTATCGAAGGACTAAAAGGAAAAGAAAAACGTGGGCTAAATATAGATAATTTAAGCACCAGATTCCTTTATACTCCCGAGCAAATGGTTTTTGACGATCTTATGCTTCAAACACCGCAATCTTTAGTGAATGCTAACCTCGAGTTTAACTATCAAACTGAAGATTTTTCCGATTTTGTTAATAAAGTAGAAATTACGGGAAATTTCACCGAAAGTATTGTTTCAAGTACAGATCTTCAGGCTTTTTATGCTGAATTTGGCGACGATCAAATTCTGCAATTAAATACCGATTTTGAAGGTACGCTTAATAGTTTCGATCTTCCTAACCTCCAATTAACCGGGATGGATCGAAGCAGGGTAGAAGGTGATGTAAATATTGAAGGTGCTTTTTCCCGGGGAGGAGAAGATTTTAAACTAACCGGAGATTTTTCTGAATTCACTACCAATTATTACGATCTAGTTAATCTACTACCCGGCGATCTAAGGGGCAAACTTCCCGAAACTTTACGTGAATTTGGTAATTTGAGAATGCGGGGAGCTGCAATTGTGACCGGTTCTAACCTGGATGCCGATGTGATAATAAATACCCAATTGGGATCTGCAGAAGCAGATGTAATTTTACGTGGGTTTGATAATTCACAAAATGTAACCTATACAGGAAAACTGATTTTTGAAGATGTAAATATTGGAAAACTTGCAAATAATGAAAGCCTGGGAAAAACAAGTTTTAACCTCGATATAGATGGAACCGGATTTGACGCTGAAACCCTGGATGCCGAGTTAAAAGGGCAGATTTCAAAATTGCAATTTAATAACTATACCTATCAGGGAATTAGGGTGATAGGAAATCTTAGGAATCCTGTTTTTAATGGATTATTGATGGCCAACGATCCTAATTTAAAAATGGAATTCAACGGTTTGGCCGACCTCTCTGAAGATATTAATAATTACGATTTTGAAGCATCAGTAGGTTATGCCGATCTAAATGCGCTTAACTTCGTGTCTCGCGATAGCCTTTCTATTTTTAAGGGAGATGTGATTATGAATATGAAAGGCACAAGTATAGATGATGCTTTTGGTGAAATTTTATTGCTGAATACCTCTTACCAAAACCAGAACGATCTTTATTATTTCGATGATTTCAGTATTACCTCCAGTTTTGAAGGTCCTGTAAGAACCCTAAGCATAAACTCTCCTGATGTGATTAGTGGTGAAATTAAAGGAGATTTTATTCTTTCAGAAATAAGACCTTTAATAGAAAATTCTTTGGGAAGTATTTATACTAATTATCAGCCTAGAACCATTACAAATAACCAATACCTAGAATTCGATTTTGACATTTATAACAAAATTGTAGAAGTTTTTTATCCCGAAATTAACCTTGCTCCAAATACATTTGTTCGTGGCCAAATAGCTTCAGACGAATCTGAATTTAAAGTGAATTTCCGATCGCCAAGGATAGATCTTTTCGGGAATATGATGGAGACTGTAAACCTAAACGTAGACAACACTAACCCTATCTATAATACTTATTTTGAAGCCGATAGTGTTGCTACAGACTTTTATAACTTTTCTGAATTCAGTTTTATTAATGTTACCCAAAGAGATACGCTTTTTATAAGATCTGAATTTCAGGGTGGAAGAAACAATGAGGATTTTTTCAATGTCAACCTCTTTCACACGATCAATGAAGAAAATAAATCGGTAGTGGGAATTCAGCGATCTGATCTTACTTTTAAAAATAATACCTGGTATTTAAATGAGGAAGGAAATAAAAATAACAAGATAGTTTTTGATCTTGATTTTAAGGACATCATCATAGATTCGCTGGTAATGAGCCATAAAAATGAAGAAATTAGGCTTAGTGGGGAAATGCGCGATAGTACTTATAAAGATTTTAAAATGGAATTTGATGAAGTAGATATCGGTAAAATAACACCGCACGTAGATAGTCTTCGTCTCGCCGGAATGCTAAATGGTAAACTTGATCTACTGCAGGAAAACGGAGCCTATTATCCAAATACAGACTTACGGATAGATTCATTAAATATCAATGATAATTTGTTGGGTAACCTTGTTCTTAATGTTGAAGGAAATGAAACCCTAACCAATTATGCCATAAATGCCAACTTGCGGAAAAATGGTCACGAATCTTTAAATGCCATTGGAAATATAGATGTGAGTGGGAGCGAACCCACCATTGATATGGATGTAGACCTGGAAGATTTAAACCTCGCGGCATTTAGTCCGCTGGGTGGAGAAGTGATCAGCAATATTCGAGGAGCTGCTTCTGGAAATGCTAAAGTTGCCGGGAATTATAAAAATCCGGATTTTTCGGGAAATATAAGTTTGGAAAATGCAGGTTTAAAAATCCCATACCTAAATGTTGACCTTGCTTTTAATGATGCTGCCGTAGTTAATTTAAACCAGCAGGAATTTATTTTTGATGATGTTGAAATAGTAGATACCAAATACCAAACTACCGGAACCCTTAATGGAAGTATTGGCCATGAAAATTTCAAGGAATGGAACCTGGATCTTAATATAGATACTAATAGGCTTCTTGTTTTGGATACGGAAGGCGATGAAGACGCGCTTTATTATGGAACTGCTTTTATAAGCGGGGATGCAAGTATTGCCGGCCCTACAGATCAATTGGTGATAGATGTTACCGCCACTACAGAGCGCGGGACGGTTTTTAAAATCCCATTAAGTGACACCGAATCGGTTGGAGATAATTCATATATCCATTTCTTAAGTCCTGAGGAAAAAGCCGCCCGGGAAGCAGGACAAAATATAGAACTGCCTGAAGTTACCGGGGTTGAACTTATTTTTGATCTTGATATTACTAATGATGCTGAAGTTGAAGTAGTAGTAGACCAAACTAGTGGAAGTACTCTAAGAGGTCGCGGTTCAGGAAACTTGTTGCTGGAAATTAATACCAATGGAAAATTTAATATGTGGGGCGACTTTGTGGTTTATGAAGGTGTTTATAATTTTAAATATGCCGGGCTTGTTCAAAAAGTTTTTAAAGTAGAGTCTGGAGGTAGCATCAATTGGAATGGAGATCCTACTGATGCCCAATTAGATGTAAGCGCGATCTATGCCTTAAACGCCAATCCAGCGGTTTTGCTAGAGAATCCTTCTATAAATAGAAAAATTCCCGTGGAAGTCATTATCAATCTAATGGGTGAAATAGAACAACCAGATATCACTTTTGATATTGCATTTCCTAATGCTAGCTCTGTAGTTCGTTCAGAATTAGAATATAGAATGGACGACCGTGCAAGTAAAGAACTCCAGGCTTTATTTCTTGTGACACAGGGAGCTTTCTATAGTGAATTTGGACTAAGACAAAATGCAATTACAGGTACACTAGCAGAAAGAGCCTCCAGTATTGTAAATGATATTTTTGCTGGGGATGATGGTAAATTCCAGGTGGGCGTAAATTACGTACAGGGAGATCGCACCCCAGATCAGCAAACTGTTGATAGGTTTGGATTAACTCTTTCCACTCAAATTAGCGATAGAGTTATTATTAATGGCCAGGTTGGAGTTCCTATTGGCGGAGTAACCGAATCGATTATTGTGGGCGACCTGGAAATAGATTTTCTTCTAAATGAAGACGGAACCCTGAGAGCTAAGGTCTTTAACAGGGAAAACAATATCCAGTTTATAGGGGAAGAGATTGGTTTTACACAAGGTATTGGATTATCTTATTCGGTAGATTTTGATACTTTCAAAGAATTGATCAGGAAAATTGCCAGCACCGAAATTACAGCTTTAAATGAAGAAACTAAACAGAAAGCAAAAACTCGTCCTGTAGCACCTGATTATATAAGGTTTCCAGACGAAAATTCAAATTAA
- the pfkA gene encoding 6-phosphofructokinase, protein MTKRIKRIGVMTSGGDSPGMNAAIRAVVRACAYYRIECVGFMMGFQGMIDGEYIELNARSVRNIINLGGTILKSARSKEFRTKEGRAKAAAHLKEANVDAMILIGGDGTFKGGQIFSEEHDIPVIGVPGTIDNDIFGTHYTIGYDTALNTVIDAVDKIRDTASSHNRLFFVEVMGRDAGFIALNSGIGAGAEEILIPEEDLGLDRLLNSLERSRRSGKTSSIVIVSEGDKIGKNVFELAAYVKENLPYYDAKVTVLGHIQRGGSPTCFDRVLASRLCVKAVELALDGQRDIMVGMMNNEIQAIELEKALKSKPTINKDLLRISDILSV, encoded by the coding sequence ATGACAAAAAGAATAAAACGAATTGGAGTGATGACTTCCGGTGGAGATTCTCCCGGAATGAATGCTGCAATTAGGGCTGTTGTTAGGGCTTGCGCTTATTATCGTATAGAATGCGTAGGTTTTATGATGGGTTTCCAGGGAATGATAGATGGCGAATATATTGAGCTTAATGCCCGTAGTGTACGCAACATCATTAATTTAGGAGGAACTATCCTGAAATCGGCCAGATCTAAAGAATTTAGAACTAAAGAAGGTAGGGCGAAAGCTGCTGCACATTTAAAAGAAGCCAATGTTGATGCTATGATCCTTATTGGTGGCGATGGAACGTTTAAAGGGGGACAAATCTTTAGTGAAGAACACGACATTCCCGTTATAGGAGTTCCGGGAACAATAGATAACGATATTTTCGGGACACATTATACCATAGGCTATGATACTGCCTTAAATACGGTGATTGATGCTGTAGATAAAATAAGAGATACCGCCAGCTCACATAACAGGTTGTTCTTTGTGGAGGTGATGGGGCGCGATGCCGGTTTTATTGCTTTAAATAGCGGAATTGGAGCAGGGGCAGAAGAAATTTTGATTCCCGAGGAAGATCTTGGTTTAGATCGATTGCTAAACTCTTTGGAGCGTAGCCGTAGATCTGGAAAAACATCCAGTATTGTTATTGTTTCTGAAGGAGACAAAATTGGTAAAAACGTTTTTGAACTGGCCGCTTACGTTAAGGAGAATTTACCCTACTATGATGCGAAAGTAACTGTATTGGGCCATATTCAGCGCGGGGGAAGTCCTACTTGTTTTGATCGTGTTTTGGCAAGCAGGTTATGCGTAAAAGCAGTTGAACTTGCTTTAGATGGCCAGCGCGATATTATGGTGGGAATGATGAATAATGAAATACAGGCTATTGAACTAGAAAAAGCCTTAAAATCGAAACCAACTATTAACAAAGATCTGCTTCGCATTTCTGATATTTTATCTGTATAA
- a CDS encoding methylglyoxal synthase, which produces MKTVAIIAHNGKKAEMVQFLNNHRESLQAKNIKLIATGTTGAKTESAGFEVEKLLSGPLGGDAQIASRIAEGKVDMVIFFRDPLDKHPHEPDIFMLMRLCDVHDIPLATNPASARLLMQAF; this is translated from the coding sequence ATGAAAACAGTCGCAATAATTGCACATAACGGTAAGAAGGCCGAGATGGTTCAATTTCTAAATAACCATAGAGAATCACTTCAAGCAAAAAATATAAAACTCATAGCTACGGGAACTACAGGTGCAAAAACAGAATCTGCAGGTTTTGAAGTAGAGAAATTACTTTCGGGACCATTGGGAGGAGATGCGCAAATAGCTTCGCGTATAGCAGAAGGGAAAGTAGATATGGTAATTTTCTTTAGAGATCCTTTAGATAAACATCCGCACGAGCCCGATATTTTTATGTTGATGCGTTTATGTGATGTACACGATATTCCACTTGCTACAAACCCTGCGAGTGCCAGGTTGCTCATGCAGGCTTTTTAA
- a CDS encoding Rid family detoxifying hydrolase, whose protein sequence is MKKIIKTDKAPAPIGPYNQAVLTGNMLYISGQIALNPETNELETEELQKETKRVMENLKAILNEAEMDFENVIKTSIFISDMNNFAKINEVYGSYFNAETAPARETVEVANLPKFVNVEISAIAVKS, encoded by the coding sequence ATGAAAAAAATAATCAAAACCGACAAAGCTCCGGCTCCAATCGGACCTTATAACCAGGCTGTTTTAACCGGAAATATGCTTTACATTTCAGGACAAATTGCTCTTAATCCTGAAACTAACGAGTTGGAAACTGAAGAACTTCAGAAAGAAACCAAAAGAGTAATGGAAAATCTAAAAGCCATTCTCAATGAAGCCGAAATGGATTTTGAAAACGTAATAAAAACATCCATTTTTATTAGTGATATGAATAATTTCGCTAAAATAAATGAAGTTTATGGTTCTTATTTTAATGCGGAAACCGCACCTGCCAGAGAAACCGTAGAAGTAGCTAATTTGCCAAAATTTGTAAATGTAGAGATTAGCGCTATCGCAGTAAAGAGCTAA